The proteins below come from a single Micromonospora citrea genomic window:
- a CDS encoding helix-turn-helix transcriptional regulator: MTVRADERWGTVVVGEDSPRRGAAEPVDGVAAPLLIGREEELARLERVLTNPSALVLIEGEAGVGKSRLLEEFLASPAGGAHRALTAVCPPLREPYTLGPIVDALLATDVDAVANLGLSGLAGALRPLFPEWAEHLPPAPEPAGDASAARHRVLRALAELLDRLGVDLLVVDDAQWSDDATREFLLFLAERHGRGPSLVVAYRPEDLVGDPWLLRLSGRLRPHRARLRVVLDPLDEAETAALASSMLANQRVSGEFAQHLHARTEGVPLAVEECVRLMARRGDLVRRDQGWKRLPLDEIVVPPTVRDTVLEHAGRLDGSTRAVLRAAAVVADPVAEHLLWRISELPPDEFAAGLAEAVARRLLHRRGHLRVSFRHVLAGRAIYDAIDERDRRSLHERAGRVLETVTPRPLAQLARHFRQAGDGERWGRYAELSADVALQTGDETTAGALLHDVLTNGDVPAEQMCALVEKVPFGSFTGPGRLRDLAAAVRRVLDRGVPDPAVEASLRFQLARILNDMEEFDEAHAELERALPHLDRRRAAPAVAMMLLGWPRGRSPAARHLTWLDRAAEFARSLEPSDRLRVAAGRAPALLQLGDERGWAEAAQIPQAARTVRDRRIITVGYLNIGDGAMRWGRYAEAGGWLATARRLAIEYEQVRIRDLVDSTQLHLDWFTGAWDGLAARAATLANTDDLHPVSRVEPIMVSGLLRMAAGDLVQAAREIERAVAGARDAGAWDTVAEAVATLVQIRLREGRPGEALTISRDPCEVVAEKGVWLWGTDVVPARVQALLAVGAAAQAQDLVDAFARGLRDGRLPAPRAAVLDCRGLLAEAAGDYTSAAGLFGRAAAAWAALPRPYGAALSRERQAGCLIRAGAVPEGLDLLTDVLGGLSSLPARLDVDRVARTLRAHGRPVPRVWRGGRKGYGSDLSPREREVVVLAAEGRTNREIADALHRSHHTVASQMKSAMRKLGVSSRAALTARAIGTGLVCEPGADSGD, translated from the coding sequence GTGACGGTACGAGCGGACGAGCGGTGGGGGACGGTGGTGGTCGGCGAAGACTCTCCCCGCCGCGGCGCGGCAGAGCCGGTCGACGGGGTCGCGGCCCCGCTGCTGATCGGCCGCGAGGAGGAGCTGGCCCGGCTGGAGCGGGTCCTCACCAACCCCTCGGCGCTGGTGCTGATCGAGGGCGAGGCCGGCGTCGGCAAGAGCCGGCTCCTGGAGGAGTTCCTGGCTTCCCCCGCCGGTGGTGCCCATCGCGCGCTGACGGCCGTCTGTCCGCCCCTGCGCGAGCCGTACACGTTGGGACCGATCGTCGATGCCCTGCTGGCCACCGACGTCGACGCGGTGGCGAACCTGGGCCTCAGCGGCCTGGCCGGGGCCCTGCGACCGCTGTTCCCCGAGTGGGCCGAGCACCTGCCGCCGGCTCCCGAGCCGGCGGGGGACGCGAGCGCCGCACGCCACCGGGTGCTCCGGGCCCTCGCCGAACTGCTCGACCGGCTGGGTGTGGACCTGCTCGTCGTCGACGACGCACAGTGGTCCGACGACGCCACCCGGGAGTTCCTGCTCTTCCTGGCCGAACGGCACGGCAGGGGTCCCAGCCTGGTGGTGGCCTACCGCCCGGAGGACCTGGTCGGGGACCCCTGGTTGTTGCGCCTGTCGGGACGCCTCAGGCCACACCGCGCACGCCTGCGGGTCGTTCTCGACCCGCTCGACGAGGCCGAGACCGCGGCGCTCGCCTCGTCGATGCTGGCCAACCAGCGGGTCTCCGGCGAATTCGCCCAGCACCTGCACGCGCGCACCGAAGGGGTGCCGCTCGCCGTGGAGGAGTGCGTGCGGCTGATGGCCCGACGCGGCGACCTCGTGCGCCGCGACCAGGGCTGGAAGCGGCTGCCGCTGGACGAGATCGTGGTGCCCCCGACGGTGCGGGACACCGTGCTGGAGCACGCCGGCCGCCTCGACGGCTCCACCCGGGCGGTGCTGCGAGCCGCCGCGGTCGTCGCCGATCCCGTCGCCGAACACCTGCTGTGGCGGATCAGCGAACTGCCGCCGGACGAGTTCGCCGCCGGCCTGGCCGAAGCCGTCGCGCGCCGCCTGCTGCACCGACGGGGCCACCTCCGGGTGTCCTTCCGCCACGTGCTGGCCGGCCGGGCCATCTACGACGCCATCGACGAACGGGACCGCCGTTCGCTGCACGAGCGCGCCGGGCGGGTGCTCGAAACCGTGACCCCGCGACCGCTGGCGCAGCTCGCGCGGCACTTCCGGCAGGCCGGCGACGGCGAGAGGTGGGGCAGGTACGCGGAACTCTCCGCGGACGTGGCGCTGCAGACCGGCGACGAGACGACCGCGGGCGCGCTGCTGCACGACGTGCTGACCAACGGCGACGTGCCCGCCGAGCAGATGTGCGCGCTGGTGGAGAAGGTGCCGTTCGGTTCCTTCACCGGCCCGGGTCGTCTGCGGGACCTCGCCGCCGCCGTGCGCCGGGTGCTCGACCGAGGCGTCCCGGATCCGGCGGTGGAGGCCAGTCTCCGCTTCCAGCTCGCCCGGATCCTCAACGACATGGAGGAGTTCGACGAGGCGCACGCCGAGTTGGAACGGGCGCTACCGCACCTCGACCGTCGGCGTGCCGCACCCGCCGTCGCCATGATGCTGCTCGGCTGGCCGCGCGGCCGCTCGCCGGCGGCCCGGCACCTGACCTGGTTGGACCGGGCGGCCGAGTTCGCGCGGTCGCTGGAGCCGTCGGACCGGCTACGGGTCGCGGCCGGCCGGGCGCCCGCCCTGCTGCAACTCGGTGACGAGCGTGGCTGGGCGGAGGCGGCGCAGATTCCGCAGGCGGCCCGGACCGTCAGGGACCGCCGGATCATCACGGTCGGCTACCTCAACATCGGCGACGGGGCCATGCGGTGGGGGCGGTACGCGGAGGCCGGCGGTTGGCTCGCCACCGCGCGCCGGCTCGCGATCGAGTACGAGCAGGTCAGGATCAGGGATCTCGTCGACTCCACCCAGTTGCACCTCGACTGGTTCACGGGCGCCTGGGACGGCCTCGCGGCGCGCGCGGCCACGCTGGCGAACACCGACGATCTCCACCCGGTCAGCCGGGTCGAGCCGATCATGGTCAGTGGCCTGCTGCGCATGGCGGCCGGTGACCTCGTCCAGGCGGCCCGGGAGATCGAACGCGCGGTGGCCGGCGCCCGCGACGCCGGGGCCTGGGACACCGTCGCCGAGGCGGTGGCGACGTTGGTGCAGATCCGGCTGCGCGAGGGCCGGCCCGGCGAGGCGTTGACCATCTCCCGCGACCCGTGCGAGGTCGTCGCGGAGAAGGGGGTCTGGCTGTGGGGCACCGACGTGGTGCCCGCACGCGTACAGGCCCTGCTCGCCGTCGGAGCCGCGGCGCAGGCGCAGGACCTGGTCGACGCGTTCGCCCGAGGGCTGCGCGACGGGCGGTTGCCGGCACCGCGGGCCGCCGTGCTGGACTGCCGTGGCCTGCTCGCCGAGGCCGCCGGCGATTACACCTCGGCGGCGGGCCTGTTCGGGCGGGCCGCCGCGGCCTGGGCGGCGCTTCCCCGACCGTACGGCGCGGCGCTCTCCCGCGAGCGGCAGGCAGGGTGCCTGATCCGGGCCGGCGCCGTCCCGGAGGGGCTCGACCTGCTCACCGACGTCCTGGGTGGACTGTCGTCCCTGCCGGCGAGGCTCGACGTGGACCGCGTCGCCCGTACCCTCCGCGCGCACGGACGCCCGGTGCCGCGCGTGTGGCGCGGCGGCCGGAAGGGCTACGGGTCGGACCTGTCGCCCCGCGAGCGGGAGGTCGTCGTCCTCGCGGCCGAGGGGCGGACGAACCGGGAGATCGCCGACGCCCTGCACCGCTCGCACCACACCGTGGCCAGCCAGATGAAGTCGGCGATGCGCAAGCTCGGGGTCTCCTCGCGGGCGGCGCTCACCGCACGGGCGATCGGCACGGGACTGGTCTGCGAGCCAGGCGCGGACTCGGGGGACTGA
- a CDS encoding S8 family serine peptidase — MVVAAVATVLALNGAATALPSTAPEPPTAAAAKAKIRPQLQTQLSDRESPVDFWVYFDAKADLSAARAIRDWNARGTAVARALRQAADESQRAVRGELTASGVAYQSFWATNAIKVTGDQALAERLAAKHEVSSLLPSFKVDPPPVTRGVGRQAVDAVEWGVANINADDVWEQFGVRGEDITVASIDTGAQFDHPALVRQYRGNNGDGVFDHNYNWFDAAGTCGGAPCDGDGHGTHTMGTMVGDDGAENRVGVAPKARWIAANGCCPSDAALISSGQWLLEPTDLNGQNPDASKRPHVINNSWGTTAPSDAPFLEDISLAWTASGIFGVWANGNNGPGCRTSGAPGSRKINYSVGAYGSDHTIAPFSSRGAGQDGEIKPNVAAPGVNVRSSMPGDSYASLNGTSMAAPHVAGAVALVWSAAASMVGDTEATRSLLDGTAVDNPDGQCGGTDDDNNAFGEGRLDALALMKQAPRGPTGRIGGTVSDAGNSKPLPGATVTITGPVSREVTTDAEGAYQSGALPLGSYTIGVRKYGYAAGTAQAQVREGEAATADVRLAPQPMSTVSGTVTDGSGHGWPLYAKVVIDGYPLGPVFTDPVTGRYSVRLPGSASYTMRVTAQYPGYQGAQRTFELGGADLTQDAALTVDESTCTAPGYRFSGVGEDFDDWTDTGARDGWRVSGRPGWRFDNPGHRPVPEGGDGRFAVADSTVGAGKRFDTTLTSPAIDLSGDASPKLTFRTSYYPDDASQRADVDVSTDGGRSWKTVWRQTTNHAFGQVMLPLPQAANRADVRIRFHYQGRDAWWWAVDDVFVGARACRPVEGGLVVGFVTDRDTGAPVFATVSRTEQPREAGTGVTTPADPALGDGLYWVFSSATGDTEFTARASGHQTGAATIPVRRDAVVTRDWSLARAGG; from the coding sequence GTGGTGGTGGCCGCCGTGGCCACGGTGCTCGCCCTGAACGGCGCCGCCACCGCGCTGCCCTCGACCGCGCCGGAGCCGCCGACGGCAGCCGCGGCGAAGGCCAAGATCCGCCCACAGCTCCAGACCCAGCTCAGCGACCGGGAGTCCCCCGTGGACTTCTGGGTCTACTTCGACGCGAAGGCGGACCTGAGCGCGGCCCGGGCGATCAGGGACTGGAACGCGCGCGGCACGGCCGTGGCCAGGGCACTGAGGCAGGCCGCCGACGAGAGCCAGCGGGCGGTACGCGGTGAACTCACCGCCTCGGGCGTCGCGTACCAGAGCTTCTGGGCGACGAACGCGATAAAGGTGACCGGCGACCAGGCCCTCGCCGAGCGGCTGGCCGCGAAGCACGAGGTCAGCTCGCTGCTGCCGTCGTTCAAGGTCGACCCGCCCCCGGTGACCAGGGGCGTCGGCCGGCAGGCCGTCGACGCGGTCGAATGGGGAGTCGCCAACATCAACGCCGACGACGTGTGGGAGCAGTTCGGCGTACGCGGCGAGGACATCACGGTGGCCTCGATCGACACCGGGGCCCAGTTCGACCACCCCGCCCTGGTGCGGCAGTACCGCGGCAACAACGGCGACGGGGTGTTCGACCACAACTACAACTGGTTCGACGCGGCCGGCACCTGCGGGGGAGCGCCCTGCGACGGCGACGGGCACGGCACGCACACGATGGGCACCATGGTCGGCGACGACGGCGCAGAGAACCGGGTCGGGGTGGCGCCGAAGGCCCGCTGGATCGCGGCCAACGGCTGCTGCCCGAGCGACGCCGCGCTGATCAGTTCGGGCCAGTGGCTGCTGGAGCCGACGGACCTCAACGGCCAGAACCCGGACGCCAGCAAGCGGCCGCACGTCATCAACAACTCGTGGGGTACCACCGCCCCGTCGGACGCCCCGTTCCTGGAGGACATCAGCCTGGCGTGGACCGCGTCGGGCATCTTCGGCGTGTGGGCCAACGGCAACAACGGGCCGGGCTGCCGGACGAGCGGCGCCCCGGGCAGCCGGAAGATCAACTACTCGGTCGGCGCGTACGGCTCCGACCACACCATCGCGCCGTTCTCGTCGCGCGGAGCCGGCCAGGACGGCGAGATCAAGCCGAACGTCGCCGCGCCGGGCGTGAACGTCCGGTCGAGCATGCCGGGAGACTCGTACGCCAGCCTCAACGGCACCTCGATGGCGGCCCCGCACGTGGCGGGCGCCGTCGCCCTGGTCTGGTCGGCGGCGGCGTCGATGGTGGGCGACACCGAGGCCACCAGGTCCCTGCTGGACGGCACGGCCGTCGACAACCCGGACGGTCAGTGCGGCGGCACCGACGACGACAACAACGCCTTCGGCGAGGGGCGGCTGGACGCGCTCGCCCTGATGAAGCAGGCGCCGCGCGGGCCCACCGGCAGGATCGGCGGCACCGTCAGCGACGCCGGGAACTCGAAGCCGCTGCCCGGCGCCACCGTCACGATCACCGGCCCGGTCAGTCGTGAGGTGACCACCGACGCGGAGGGCGCCTACCAGTCGGGTGCCCTCCCGCTGGGCAGCTACACGATCGGTGTGCGCAAGTACGGCTACGCGGCCGGCACGGCGCAGGCACAGGTCCGCGAGGGCGAAGCCGCGACCGCCGACGTCAGGCTGGCCCCTCAGCCAATGAGCACGGTCAGCGGCACCGTCACCGACGGATCGGGGCACGGCTGGCCGCTGTACGCCAAGGTCGTCATCGACGGCTATCCACTCGGACCGGTCTTCACCGATCCGGTGACCGGCCGGTACAGCGTGCGGCTGCCCGGATCCGCGTCGTACACCATGCGGGTCACCGCCCAGTACCCCGGATATCAGGGCGCCCAGCGGACGTTCGAGCTGGGCGGGGCGGACCTGACCCAGGACGCGGCGCTGACCGTCGACGAGTCGACCTGCACCGCCCCCGGCTACCGCTTCAGCGGCGTCGGCGAGGACTTCGACGACTGGACCGACACCGGCGCGCGCGACGGCTGGCGGGTCTCCGGCAGGCCGGGCTGGCGGTTCGACAATCCCGGCCACCGGCCGGTGCCCGAGGGCGGTGACGGCAGATTCGCCGTCGCCGACTCGACGGTCGGCGCCGGGAAGCGGTTCGACACCACCCTGACCTCCCCGGCGATCGACCTCTCCGGTGACGCCTCCCCGAAGCTCACCTTCCGCACGTCCTACTACCCGGACGACGCCAGCCAGCGGGCCGACGTCGACGTGTCCACCGACGGCGGCCGGAGCTGGAAGACGGTGTGGCGGCAGACCACCAACCACGCGTTCGGCCAGGTCATGCTGCCGCTGCCGCAGGCGGCCAACCGTGCGGACGTCCGGATCCGGTTCCACTACCAGGGCCGCGACGCGTGGTGGTGGGCTGTCGACGACGTGTTCGTGGGCGCCCGCGCCTGCCGACCGGTCGAGGGCGGGCTGGTCGTGGGGTTCGTCACCGACCGCGACACCGGCGCGCCGGTCTTCGCGACCGTGTCCCGGACGGAACAGCCCCGGGAGGCCGGCACGGGCGTCACCACGCCGGCGGACCCGGCCCTCGGCGACGGCCTGTACTGGGTGTTCAGCTCCGCGACCGGCGACACCGAGTTCACCGCGCGCGCGTCCGGCCACCAGACCGGCGCCGCGACGATCCCGGTCCGCAGGGACGCTGTCGTGACCCGGGACTGGTCACTGGCCCGGGCGGGTGGTTGA
- a CDS encoding ABC transporter ATP-binding protein, whose protein sequence is MISIARTARAVAVVWRGGRTNLAVYVLLAPIAGALPVLAAWLTKLVLDRVADPAGGAILQVATALAIVSVGLALVPHLTNYLRADLGRSAAVVALDRLYAATDRLTGLRRLEEPAFQNTLRLAEQAGRDGPSRCVDGLLGMVQATVLLTGFLGTLVVVSPVMAALVAAGGVPALVAELRLSRRRADMLWEIGPGERREMFYASLLTSLAAAKEIRLLRLGGLFRRRMLVELGTANAARRSHERREVRVQALLAMLGAALSGGGLVWAVTTARSGGLTVGDVAVFVAAVAGVQTSLATLIDNLAGIHQSMLLLTHYEQVVTCPPDLPEPARPRPVPPLRRGIELRDVWFRYGPEHPWVLRGVDLFIPAGQAVALVGHNGAGKSTLVKLLCRFYDPTRGAILWDGVDLRELPVHDLRARIGAVFQDYMTYDLTAEENIWLGDVDPNGPDHVRAEDAARIADAARRAGIHETIEGLPRGYRTMLSRVFELDGDPADAGVLLSGGQWQRVAIARSVLPEARDLLILDEPSAGLDAEAERDIQLRLRDHRAGRTSVLISHRLGTLRDADLIVALSGGRVVEAGRHDDLLAADGTYAALFRTQAAGYAPAEVEATTG, encoded by the coding sequence ATGATCAGCATCGCCCGGACCGCCCGGGCCGTCGCGGTCGTCTGGCGGGGTGGGCGGACCAACCTGGCGGTGTACGTGCTGCTCGCGCCGATCGCGGGCGCGCTTCCGGTGCTGGCGGCCTGGCTCACCAAGCTCGTCCTCGACCGGGTCGCGGACCCCGCCGGCGGCGCGATCCTCCAGGTGGCGACCGCGCTGGCGATCGTCTCCGTCGGCCTCGCCCTCGTGCCGCACCTGACGAACTACCTGCGGGCGGACCTCGGCCGTTCGGCCGCCGTCGTCGCCCTCGACCGGCTGTACGCCGCGACCGACCGCCTCACCGGCCTGCGTCGCCTGGAGGAGCCCGCGTTCCAGAACACGCTTCGGCTCGCCGAGCAGGCCGGCCGGGACGGGCCCAGCCGCTGCGTCGACGGCCTGCTCGGCATGGTGCAGGCCACGGTGCTGCTGACCGGCTTCCTCGGCACCCTCGTGGTGGTCAGCCCGGTGATGGCCGCGCTGGTGGCGGCCGGCGGCGTACCGGCGCTGGTGGCCGAACTCCGGCTCAGCCGCCGCCGGGCGGACATGCTGTGGGAGATCGGGCCGGGCGAGCGGCGCGAGATGTTCTACGCCAGCCTGCTGACCAGCCTGGCGGCGGCCAAGGAGATCCGGCTGCTGCGGCTGGGCGGGCTGTTCCGCCGCCGGATGCTCGTCGAGTTGGGCACGGCGAACGCCGCGCGCCGGAGCCACGAGCGCCGGGAGGTGCGCGTTCAGGCGCTCCTCGCGATGCTGGGCGCGGCACTGTCCGGGGGCGGCCTCGTGTGGGCGGTCACCACCGCCCGCTCCGGCGGACTCACGGTGGGCGACGTGGCCGTCTTCGTCGCCGCCGTCGCCGGGGTGCAGACCAGCCTCGCCACCCTGATCGACAACCTCGCCGGCATCCACCAGTCGATGCTGCTGCTCACCCACTACGAGCAGGTCGTCACCTGCCCGCCGGACCTGCCGGAGCCGGCCCGACCACGACCGGTGCCGCCGCTGCGACGCGGCATCGAGTTGCGCGACGTCTGGTTCCGCTACGGCCCGGAGCACCCGTGGGTGCTGCGGGGCGTGGACCTGTTCATCCCGGCCGGGCAGGCGGTGGCCCTGGTCGGCCACAACGGCGCCGGCAAGAGCACGCTGGTCAAGCTGCTGTGCCGGTTCTACGACCCGACCCGGGGCGCCATCCTCTGGGACGGCGTCGACCTCCGCGAGCTGCCCGTGCACGACCTGCGGGCCCGCATCGGCGCGGTGTTCCAGGACTACATGACCTACGACCTGACGGCCGAGGAGAACATCTGGCTCGGCGACGTCGACCCGAACGGCCCGGACCACGTCCGCGCCGAGGACGCCGCCCGGATCGCCGACGCCGCCCGCCGCGCCGGCATCCACGAGACCATCGAGGGCCTGCCCCGGGGGTACCGGACGATGCTGTCCCGGGTGTTCGAACTGGACGGTGATCCGGCCGACGCGGGCGTGCTGCTCTCCGGCGGGCAGTGGCAGCGGGTGGCGATCGCCCGGTCGGTGCTGCCCGAGGCGCGGGACCTGCTCATCCTCGACGAGCCGAGCGCCGGCCTGGACGCCGAGGCCGAGCGCGACATCCAGCTCCGGCTGCGCGACCACCGGGCCGGTCGGACCAGCGTCCTGATCTCGCACCGGCTGGGCACGCTGCGCGACGCCGACCTGATCGTGGCGCTGTCGGGCGGGCGGGTCGTCGAGGCGGGCCGCCACGACGACCTGCTGGCCGCCGACGGCACGTACGCCGCGCTGTTCCGGACGCAGGCGGCGGGCTACGCCCCGGCCGAGGTGGAGGCGACCACCGGCTGA
- a CDS encoding AfsR/SARP family transcriptional regulator, which yields MSLRFRLLGPLRITAGGRAVPVGPQKQRAMLAVLLLSANERVSLDRLVGELWDQPPRSAVANLRTYASGLRRLLCTLDDGPAGDDRLVASAAGYQLRVGPEELDLHRFQAATELGRAALARDDHAAATARFREALDLWRGRPCEDVRPGPQLAARITLLEEQRLSLVEDLIEARLALGEHASVTGELRLLITAHPYRERLRHQLMLALYRCGDAPAALTAYAETRAAFADQLGLEPGTELSRLHLAILRRDPQLCTPDAATEPVDPPPAERPDRTPGSAEPPRQLPPDPAAFVGRVDELRGIERACAAVDGPRPGPAVVVLHGPGGMGKTTLAVRAAHRLAGHYPDGQLYLALQGGAPGMPALDPLTALGQLLRALGVPAGDVPLDLGEAAARFRSETAARRLLIVLDGAAGAQQIRSLLPAGRDCAVLVTSRQPAGTLDALRIRVGRLGAAEAHELLDALCGDGRVTADPAATDHLVSLCDGHPLALRIAGARLAARPDWSVAVLADRLDDERGRLDELRADDLAIRSSFWHTYRQLLDSADPDDRAAAAAFRSLSLLRVPELPLPLAAVTIGAPQRRAARLLDRLTETHLLDAVGPARFRFHDLLRLFGAELAQEADPPADRQHAVRRGLTAYLTTMLRAGQLLRPQRVTELATGPTVVELGTLDDAVRWVNDDLVGIIAAARQAGDAAPQLGRLCVEAIPSMAVWLQKHNRWAEADALVAVCERAATVTEDDAARATVLPLRATLHWRTGSLEAAGGALEEALELRRRLGDREGEGRALQNLGWFHHRTGSPRRAAELVRAAVGLLAGAKPVWLAMALHNLAEIEFELGDFPAADEHLTRCLAMRREHDDAVGEAMTLVALGRTHSQLGRHADALTALTAGLRLCRRTGNREDEWEALLSRSEVHLRVGDLAPAHRDGEEALTLARAAGDRYGEAAALRQLGRIRHRRGERAAAEEYARRADRIFADLPVRRDGVLERFLAGAGQPVVASTSAGA from the coding sequence TTGAGCCTGCGATTCCGGCTCCTCGGCCCGCTCCGGATCACCGCCGGCGGGCGGGCCGTGCCGGTCGGCCCGCAGAAGCAACGGGCGATGCTGGCCGTGCTGTTGCTGTCGGCCAACGAGCGGGTCTCGCTGGACCGCCTCGTCGGCGAGCTGTGGGACCAGCCGCCGCGCTCGGCGGTGGCGAACCTGCGCACCTACGCCAGCGGGCTGCGCCGGCTGCTGTGCACACTGGACGACGGCCCCGCCGGCGACGACCGGCTGGTCGCCAGCGCCGCCGGCTACCAGCTGCGGGTCGGCCCGGAGGAGCTGGACCTGCACCGCTTCCAGGCGGCGACCGAGCTGGGCCGCGCGGCCCTCGCCCGCGACGACCACGCCGCCGCCACCGCCCGGTTCCGGGAGGCGCTGGACCTCTGGCGGGGTCGGCCGTGTGAGGACGTACGCCCGGGGCCGCAGCTCGCCGCCCGGATCACCCTGCTCGAGGAGCAGCGCCTGTCGCTGGTCGAGGACCTGATCGAGGCCCGCCTGGCGCTCGGCGAGCACGCCTCGGTGACCGGCGAGCTGCGGCTGCTGATCACCGCCCACCCCTACCGGGAGCGGCTGCGGCACCAGCTCATGCTGGCGCTGTACCGCTGCGGCGACGCGCCGGCGGCCCTCACGGCGTACGCGGAGACCCGCGCGGCCTTCGCCGACCAGCTCGGCCTCGAACCCGGAACGGAACTGTCCCGGCTGCACCTGGCCATCCTCCGCCGGGACCCGCAGCTGTGCACACCGGACGCCGCGACGGAGCCCGTCGACCCGCCACCGGCCGAGAGGCCCGACCGCACACCCGGTTCGGCCGAGCCGCCGCGGCAGTTGCCGCCGGACCCGGCGGCGTTCGTCGGCCGGGTGGACGAGCTGCGTGGCATCGAGCGGGCCTGCGCCGCCGTCGACGGGCCCCGGCCGGGCCCGGCGGTGGTCGTGCTGCACGGCCCCGGCGGGATGGGCAAGACCACCCTGGCGGTACGCGCCGCCCACCGGCTCGCGGGCCACTATCCCGACGGACAGCTCTACCTCGCCCTGCAGGGCGGTGCTCCGGGCATGCCCGCTCTCGACCCGCTGACGGCGCTCGGTCAGCTGCTGCGCGCGCTCGGTGTGCCGGCCGGGGACGTGCCGCTCGACCTCGGCGAGGCGGCCGCGCGGTTCCGGTCGGAGACCGCCGCCCGGCGGCTGCTCATCGTCCTGGACGGCGCGGCCGGGGCGCAGCAGATCAGGTCCCTGCTCCCGGCGGGCCGGGACTGCGCGGTCCTGGTCACCAGTCGCCAGCCGGCGGGCACCCTCGACGCGCTCCGGATCCGGGTGGGCCGGCTCGGCGCGGCCGAGGCGCACGAGCTCCTCGACGCCCTCTGCGGCGACGGGCGGGTGACGGCGGACCCCGCCGCGACCGACCACCTGGTGTCGCTCTGCGACGGGCACCCGCTCGCGCTGCGCATCGCCGGAGCCCGGCTCGCCGCCCGCCCCGACTGGTCCGTGGCGGTGCTGGCGGACCGGCTCGACGACGAGCGGGGGCGCCTCGACGAGCTGCGCGCGGACGACCTCGCCATCCGGTCCAGCTTCTGGCACACCTACCGGCAACTGCTGGACAGCGCCGATCCGGACGACCGCGCGGCGGCGGCGGCCTTCCGCTCGTTGTCCCTGCTTCGGGTGCCGGAGCTGCCGCTGCCGCTCGCCGCGGTCACGATCGGCGCCCCGCAGCGGCGCGCCGCGAGGCTGCTGGACCGGCTCACCGAGACACACCTGCTGGACGCCGTCGGGCCGGCCCGGTTCCGCTTCCACGACCTGCTCCGGCTCTTCGGCGCGGAACTGGCGCAGGAGGCGGACCCGCCCGCCGACCGCCAGCACGCGGTGCGTCGCGGGCTCACGGCGTACCTGACCACGATGCTGCGCGCGGGCCAGCTGTTGCGCCCACAGCGGGTCACGGAGCTCGCCACCGGGCCCACCGTGGTCGAGCTGGGCACCCTCGACGACGCCGTGCGCTGGGTCAACGACGACCTGGTCGGGATCATCGCGGCCGCCCGGCAGGCGGGCGACGCCGCACCGCAGCTGGGCCGGCTGTGCGTGGAGGCGATACCGTCGATGGCGGTGTGGCTGCAGAAGCACAACCGCTGGGCGGAGGCCGACGCCCTGGTCGCCGTCTGCGAACGGGCGGCGACCGTGACCGAGGACGACGCCGCCCGGGCCACGGTGCTTCCGCTGCGGGCGACGCTGCACTGGCGTACCGGCTCGCTGGAGGCGGCGGGCGGCGCGTTGGAGGAGGCGCTGGAGCTGCGGCGCCGGCTGGGTGACCGGGAGGGCGAGGGGCGGGCGCTGCAGAACCTCGGCTGGTTCCACCACCGCACGGGCTCCCCGCGCCGGGCGGCGGAGCTCGTCCGGGCGGCGGTCGGGCTCCTCGCCGGCGCGAAGCCGGTGTGGCTGGCGATGGCGCTGCACAACCTGGCCGAGATCGAGTTCGAGCTGGGCGACTTCCCGGCCGCCGACGAGCACCTCACCCGTTGCCTGGCGATGCGGCGCGAGCACGACGACGCCGTCGGCGAGGCGATGACGCTGGTCGCTCTCGGCCGCACGCACAGCCAGCTCGGGCGGCACGCCGACGCGCTGACGGCGCTCACCGCCGGCCTGCGGCTGTGCCGGCGGACCGGCAACCGGGAGGACGAGTGGGAGGCGCTGCTGAGCCGCTCGGAGGTGCACCTGCGCGTCGGCGACCTGGCGCCGGCGCACCGGGACGGCGAGGAGGCGCTGACCCTGGCCCGGGCGGCCGGCGACCGGTACGGCGAGGCCGCCGCGCTCCGGCAGCTCGGCCGGATACGGCACCGCCGGGGCGAGCGCGCGGCGGCGGAGGAGTACGCGCGGCGGGCCGACCGGATCTTCGCGGACCTGCCCGTCCGGCGGGACGGCGTGCTGGAGAGGTTCCTCGCCGGTGCGGGTCAGCCGGTGGTCGCCTCCACCTCGGCCGGGGCGTAG
- a CDS encoding peroxiredoxin family protein: MPVVVAVLVVLTILTLLNLLLIFGVIRKLREHTEELARARPPVTLAVGAQVPDFTASTADGDAVSLASLRASGGLVAFLAPDCSGCQEQLPDVRSALAEALDTPAAVLVVLTRLRPAPEREESERAELVAALGVADSRATIVHEPLDGTLQSSFQVAAFPTFYLIDADGRVSAVSNSAAQLPGLSPGRDVVTAGR, translated from the coding sequence ATGCCCGTAGTCGTAGCCGTCCTCGTCGTACTCACCATCCTCACGCTGCTGAACCTGCTGCTGATCTTCGGCGTGATCCGCAAACTGCGCGAGCACACGGAGGAGCTGGCCCGCGCCCGCCCACCGGTGACCCTCGCGGTCGGCGCCCAGGTGCCCGACTTCACCGCGTCGACCGCCGACGGGGACGCGGTGTCCCTCGCCTCGCTGCGCGCGTCGGGCGGCCTGGTGGCCTTCCTCGCCCCCGACTGTTCGGGGTGCCAGGAGCAGCTACCCGACGTGCGGTCGGCGCTCGCCGAGGCGCTCGACACCCCGGCGGCGGTGCTCGTCGTGCTCACCCGGCTGCGCCCGGCCCCGGAGCGCGAGGAGAGCGAGCGCGCCGAACTGGTCGCCGCGCTGGGCGTGGCGGACAGCCGGGCGACCATCGTCCACGAGCCGCTCGACGGGACGCTCCAGTCGTCCTTCCAGGTCGCCGCCTTCCCCACATTCTATCTAATCGACGCCGACGGGCGGGTCAGCGCTGTCAGCAACAGCGCGGCCCAGCTACCCGGCCTGTCCCCGGGGCGCGACGTCGTGACCGCCGGGCGATGA